One window from the genome of Hyperolius riggenbachi isolate aHypRig1 chromosome 6, aHypRig1.pri, whole genome shotgun sequence encodes:
- the LOC137522893 gene encoding uncharacterized protein: protein IEKEEEEDIEEEEEEEDEEEDEDEDEDEDEEDEDEEEEEDIEEEEEEEEEEEEEEEEEEEEEEEEEDIEEEEEDIEEEDIEEEEDIEEEDIEEEEEEEEEEEEEEEEEEEDIEEEEEDIEEEEEDIEEEEDIEDIEEEEEEEEEEEEEEEEEEEEEEEEEEEEEEEEEEEEEEEEEEEEEEEEDIEEEEKEEEDIEEEEDIEEEEEDIEEEEEDIEEEEDIEDIEE from the coding sequence atagaaaaagaagaagaagaagatatagaagaagaagaagaagaagaagatgaagaagaagatgaagatgaagatgaagatgaagatgaagaagatgaagatgaagaagaagaagaagatatagaagaagaagaagaagaagaagaagaagaagaagaagaagaagaagaagaagaagaagaagaagaagaagaagaagatatagaagaagaagaagaagatatagaagaagaagatatagaagaagaagaagatatagaagaagaagatatagaagaagaagaagaagaagaagaagaagaagaagaagaagaagaagaagaagaagaagatatagaagaagaagaagaagatatagaagaagaagaagaagatatagaagaagaagaagatatagaagatatagaagaagaagaagaagaagaagaagaagaagaagaagaagaagaagaagaagaagaagaagaagaagaagaagaagaagaagaagaagaagaagaagaagaagaagaagaagaagaagaagaagaagaagaagaagaagaagaagatatagaagaagaagaaaaagaagaagaagatatagaagaagaagaagatatagaagaagaagaagaagatatagaagaagaagaagaagatatagaagaagaagaagatatagaagatatagaagaa
- the LOC137522894 gene encoding uncharacterized protein yields EEEDIEEEEEEEDEEEDEDEEEEEEEEEEEEEEEEEEEEEEEEEEEEEEEEEDIEEEEDIEDIEEEEEEEEEEEEEEEEEEEEEEEEEEEEEEEDIEEEDIEEEEEEEEEEEEEEEEEEEEDIEEEEEDIEDIEEEEEEEEEEEEEEEDIEEEGEGEEEEEEEEEEEEEEEEEEEEEEEEEEEEEEEEDIEEEEEDIEEEEDIEDIEDIEEEEEEEEEEEEEEE; encoded by the coding sequence gaagaagaagatatagaagaagaagaagaagaagaagatgaagaagaagatgaagatgaagaagaagaagaagaagaagaagaagaagaagaagaagaagaagaagaagaagaagaagaagaagaagaagaagaagaagaagaagaagaagaagaagatatagaagaagaagaagatatagaagatatagaagaagaagaagaagaagaagaagaagaagaagaagaagaagaagaagaagaagaagaagaagaagaagaagaagaagaagaagaagaagaagatatagaagaagaagatatagaagaagaagaagaagaagaagaagaagaagaagaagaagaagaagaagaagaagaagaagatatagaagaagaagaagaagatatagaagatatagaagaagaagaagaagaagaagaagaagaagaagaagaagaagaagatatagaagaagaaggagaaggagaagaagaagaagaagaagaagaagaagaagaagaagaagaagaagaagaagaagaagaagaagaagaagaagaagaagaagaagaagaagaagaagatatagaagaagaagaagaagatatagaagaagaagaagatatagaagatatagaagatatagaagaagaagaagaagaagaagaagaagaagaagaagaagaagaa